The Henckelia pumila isolate YLH828 chromosome 2, ASM3356847v2, whole genome shotgun sequence genome includes a window with the following:
- the LOC140879403 gene encoding transcription factor TGA2.2-like, which yields MADVSPRTDSSTDADTEDRNLRFQNNPSQVLVASDGSDKSRDQKTLRRLAQNREAARKSRLRKKAYVQQLESSRMKLTQLEQELQRARQQGIFISSSGDQAQASGGNGALAFDVEYARWLEEHNRRINELRGAVNSHAGDGELRIIVDGIVAQYEDIFRIKGDAAKADVFHILSGMWKTPAERCFLWLGGFRSSELLKLLMNQLEPLTEQQILAINNLQQSSQQAEDSLSQGMEALQQSLAETLAGSLGPSGSSGNVANYMGQMAMAMGKLGTLEGFIRQADNLRQQTLQQMHRILTTRQSARALLAISDYFSRLRALSSLWLARPRE from the exons ATGGCGGATGTCAGTCCTAGGACTGATTCCTCAACTGATGCTGATACGGAAGATcggaatttgagg TTTCAAAACAATCCATCACAGGTGCTAGTAGCTTCTGATGGCAGTGATAAGTCCAGAGATCAAAAG ACTCTACGCAGGCTTGCTCAAAATCGCGAAGCTGCAAGAAAAAGCCGTTTAAGAAAAAAA GCATATGTTCAACAGTTAGAGAGCAGCAGAATGAAATTGACACAACTTGAGCAAGAACTTCAAAGAGCTAGGCAGCAG GGGATATTTATTTCGAGTTCAGGAGATCAAGCTCAAGCAAGTGGTGGAAATG GTGCCTTGGCTTTCGATGTTGAATATGCACGATGGCTGGAGGAGCACAACCGACGAATTAATGAGCTAAGAGGTGCTGTTAATTCACATGCGGGTGATGGTGAACTTCGTATAATTGTGGACGGCATTGTGGCACAGTACGAAGATATCTTCAGGATCAAAGGTGATGCTGCAAAAGCTGATGTCTTTCACATCTTGTCGGGCATGTGGAAAACTCCAGCTGAAAGATGCTTCCTTTGGCTAGGTGGATTTCGTTCATCCGAACTTCTTAAG CTTCTTATGAATCAGTTGGAGCCATTGACTGAGCAGCAGATATTAGCCATCAACAACTTGCAACAGTCTTCTCAGCAGGCTGAGGATTCTTTGTCACAAGGAATGGAAGCATTGCAGCAGTCCTTGGCTGAGACATTAGCTGGTTCTCTTGGCCCCTCAGGTTCATCCGGCAATGTGGCTAATTACATGGGTCAAATGGCAATGGCTATGGGAAAGTTGGGAACTCTCGAAGGCTTCATTCGCCAG GCGGACAATTTGCGGCAGCAGACACTCCAACAAATGCATCGTATACTGACAACTCGCCAATCTGCTCGTGCTCTCCTTGCTATAAGCGACTACTTCTCTAGACTCCGAGCCCTCAGCTCTCTCTGGCTTGCTCGCCCTCGGGAGTAA
- the LOC140883214 gene encoding uncharacterized protein gives MSNSREDSPDWLRSFQPPTESALELSSGSPTPSEHNLSSDEDDAVNLSNLFKKQASRISDIDDDGREPTVSKPVKGKSPRKTKNVKQTPERKRKIIDDHVKEETKDAGNGSGRTPKNHGQPREQNHSIWSLSSDSEPSPNASPAKSNGLKSESKKDADYDLLEHDGESPLNQASNVKSPRKKMVKEDEKISKEKNGYSDKIEEFDAKNNVAREDVSGKHPGPQATSSRLPLLLSEKVQRLKALVECEGDAIDLSGDVGAVGRVVISDDPSSNHEMFLDLKGTVYKTTIVPSRTFCVVSFSQSEAKIEAIMNDFIQLKPQSNVYEAETMVEGTLDGFSFDSEDELDNLPKAIAQTDQNEAAEDQPDAKTKRAKKTSGVTRKTGKSAGGKPSKKTKKKPVVPKQRKTKK, from the exons ATGAGCAACTCGAGGGAAGATTCGCCGGACTGGCTGCGCTCTTTCCAG CCGCCAACTGAGTCTGCTTTAGAATTGTCATCTGGGTCCCCAACACCTTCGGAGCACAACCTTTCAAGCGATGAAGACGACGCTGTCAATCTAAGTAACTTATTTAAGAAACAAGCCTCGCGCATTTCAGATATTGATGATGATGGACGAGAGCCTACGGTTAGTAAGCCTGTCAAAGGGAAATCTCCTAGGAAAACCAAGAATGTAAAGCAGACGCCAGAGAGGAAGAGGAAGATAATTGATGACCATGTGAAAgaag AAACAAAGGACGCTGGGAACGGTTCCGGGAGAACACCAAAAAATCATGGACAGCCTCGT GAACAAAATCATTCCATATGGTCATTGTCCTCAGATTCCGAACCATCTCCAAATGCCAGCCCAGCTAAAAGCAATGGCTTAAAGAGTGAAAGTAAAAAGGATGCGGACTATGATCTCCTGGAGCATGACGGGGAATCTCCATTAAATCAAGCCTCCAATGTGAAATCTCCCAGAAAAAAGATGGTAAAAGAGGATGAAAAAATCTCCAAGGAGAAGAATGGATATAGCGATAAAATTGAAG AGTTTGATGCCAAGAACAATGTTGCGAGGGAAGATGTCTCTGGGAAACATCCCGGACCTCAG GCAACTTCTTCAAGGCTGCCGTTGTTGCTTTCAGAGAAAGTTCAACGCTTAAAG GCACTTGTTGAATGTGAAGGTGATGCCATAGATTTAAGCGGTGACGTGGGTGCTGTTGGACGGGTAGTGATTTCAGATGACCCCTCCAGTAATCATGAAATGTTCTTGGATCTGAAAG GAACTGTATATAAGACGACCATAGTTCCATCAAGGACGTTCTGCGTG GTGAGCTTTAGCCAATCAGAAGCAAAG ATAGAGGCCATTATGAATGACTTTATCCAGCTGAAACCACAATCTAATGTTTATGAGGCTGAAACCATGGTTGAAG GGACACTGGATGGGTTCTCGTTTGATTCAGAAGATGAGTTAGACAATCTGCCCAAAGCCATCGCTCAAACAGATCAAAACGAGGCCGCCGAGGATCAACCAGATGCAAAAACCAAAAGAGCAAAGAAAACATCA GGCGTGACACGGAAGACTGGGAAATCTGCAGGAGGAAAGCCAAGCAAAAAAACGAAAAAGAAACCTGTAGTCCCGAAGCAACGCAAAACCAAGAAGTGA
- the LOC140881321 gene encoding autophagy-related protein 13a → MDLHSYPRAEHGRFEQILNQFLLKSLHVILDSRVPASRPPSRSTEVRKSDKWFNLALGDRPAAMESLSFWNRSLMEPMIIDIILVTETQNSLPDHDSLATLAPELSTETVVERWIVQYESLRSSSPQIVDASYKKTYKKSIVLLRTVYSMLRLLPAYKAFRKLCSVNRDCHFDINYKVYSFCSPFSREEEQSMKKYNFTPIDAQQGRLSVSVIYHEDLSDFNLDSGISCPPEIITDYVGSPLTPPMMAFPSTSVKGARATSFPIRVRESTSASPFQRPHSWASGIHRDGYSQPYQAFGGSPPLHRSPYEYSTSPTDIQSNRLQTQRFPAYHKSLSDDLLSPPLSSSPSPSPPAYFSAGNPTHIRMRSETAPVSIPHPMMGRSPRYLSPNLSDSSRHSLPPPSPRNTKYDPSPHGSPSGIRSIKKQDSLRAGELCFGPVNLGQKISRDAKEDSGRFSSLQSSNSSPRVGFSRSSSRLSFQDDLGDCDFSCPFIVDDVDSTDFQTSQNLDGANVSEVTSQSSSTVKKSQDAAVAALVHMLKTAPPLRQDSSHYTSYSSEAQPEIEVGTVSDFFKPRKTSDALEDLKVYREMKDVLLSRSAARIAAGREKTGT, encoded by the exons ATGGATTTGCACAGTTATCCTCGTGCGGAACATGGAAGGTTTGAACAAATACTCAATCAGTTTCTTTTGAAAAGTTTGCATGTTATATTGGATTCCAGGGTTCCTGCCAGTAGGCCGCCTAGTCGGAGTACGGAAGTCAGAAAGAGCGATAAATGGTTCAACTTAGCATTAGGAGATCGTCCTGCTGCCATGGAAAGTCTGAGTTTTTGGAATAGAAGTTTGATGGAACCTATGATAATTGATATTATACTTGTTACAGAAACACAAAACTCTTTACCAGATCATGATTCCCTCGCGACTTTGGCACCGGAGTTGTCAACTGAGACAGTTGTAGAGAGGTGGATTGTTCAATATGAGTCTCTTAGATCATCTTCACCTCAAATTGTTGATGCCTCTTACAAGAAAACATACAAGAAATCCATTGTACTGTTACGCACAGTTTATTCTATGTTGAGGCTCCTTCCAGCATATAAGGCATTCCGAAAACTATGTTCCGTGAACCGGGATTGCCATTTTGATATCAATTATAAAGTCTACTCGTTTTGTTCTCCTTTTTCAAGGGAAGAGGAACAATCAATGAAGAAATATAATTTTACGCCAATTGATGCCCAGCAAGGCCGTCTTTCTGTATCTGTCATTTATCATGAAGATTTATCGGATTTCAATCTGGATTCTGGCATATCGTGCCCCCCAGAAATAATTACTGACTATGTAGGTAGCCCACTTACTCCCCCTATGATGGCATTTCCTTCTACATCTGTGAAGGGTGCTCGTGCTACATCTTTCCCAATAAGAGTGAGAGAATCAACTTCTGCATCACCATTTCAACGACCTCACAGCTGGGCTAGTGGTATCCACAGGGATGGTTATTCTCAACCGTACCAAGCATTTGGTGGATCTCCACCATTACATCGCTCCCCATATGAATATTCAACTTCTCCTACAGACATACAAAGCAATAGATTACAAACTCAGAGATTCCCTGCTTATCACAAATCTTTATCTGATGACCTGCTTTCTCCTCCTCTCTCATCATCTCCTTCCCCATCCCCCCCTGCATATTTTTCTGCGGGAAATCCCACGCATATTCGTATGCGCTCAGAAACGGCTCCTGTGAGTATTCCCCATCCAATGATGGGCAGAAGTCCAAGATACCTTTCTCCCAATTTGTCTGATTCTAGCAGACATTCTCTTCCACCTCCATCTCCTAGAAACACAAAATATGATCCTTCACCCCATGGGTCTCCATCTGGAATTAGGTCCATAAAGAAACAAGATTCACTCAGAGCTGGAGAGTTGTGTTTTGGGCCGGTAAACCTTGGTCAAAAG ATATCAAGAGATGCAAAAGAGGATTCTGGAAGGTTTTCAAGTTTGCAGTCCTCAAATAGTTCACCACGCGTTGGATTCTCAAGGAGCTCCAGCAGATTGTCTTTCCAGGATGACCTTGGTGATTGTGATTTTTCCTGTCCTTTTATCGTGGATGATGTGGATTCAACCGATTTCCAAACTAG tcaaaatcttgaTGGTGCCAATGTTTCAGAAGTTACTTCCCAGTCATCTTCAACAGTGAAGAAATCTCAGGATGCGGCCGTAGCTGCCCTTGTTCACATGCTTAAAACGGCTCCTCCCCTGCGCCAAGATTCCAGCCATTATACCTCTTACTCCTCTGAAGCTCAACCAGAGATAGAAGTTGGAACTGTTTCTGATTTCTTTAAGCCTCGGAAGACATCTGATGCACTTGAAGACCTTAAAGTTTACAGAGAAATGAAAGATGTACTGCTTTCCCGGAGTGCAGCTCGGATTGCTGCAGGCAGGGAAAAAACTGGAACTTGA